One segment of Rosa chinensis cultivar Old Blush chromosome 6, RchiOBHm-V2, whole genome shotgun sequence DNA contains the following:
- the LOC112172405 gene encoding hyoscyamine 6-dioxygenase: MEKLVPNWYSAAQPLPETYIFPPDARPGKFSVAPSISNDIPVIDLGSQSHDRALVIQQILEASQEFGFFQVINHGIPEALMNDTMDVFKEFFELPLEEKRASIYSDDPNKVCKLVHSSVNYDWEEVHLWRDFLRHPCEPLEKFMPIWPRKPIKYREHVSKCFTQVKKVALDILELIGEGLGIGSEYFNDELSKETDIFVNHYPPCPDPSLTLGITKHSDPQLITILLQGDVSGLQVLKDGEWIGVEPISNGLVVNIGYQLRIISNGKLKCAEHRVVTNSSTVRTTIGFFITPSPDCYIEPAAALIHASNPRLYKGFRYEEFRANYFRKQGKTEVVLEPFKIES; this comes from the exons ATGGAGAAGCTTGTTCCAAACTGGTACAGTGCTGCTCAACCCTTGCCTGAGACATACATATTCCCACCTGATGCAAGACCAGGGAAGTTTAGCGTTGCTCCTTCAATATCCAACGACATTCCAGTGATTGATCTAGGATCACAGAGTCATGATCGAGCTCTTGTGATCCAGCAAATACTTGAGGCTAGCCAAGAATTCGGTTTCTTTCAG GTAATCAACCATGGCATACCAGAAGCTTTAATGAATGACACAATGGATGTGTTCAAGGAGTTCTTTGAGTTGCCTCTAGAGGAAAAGAGGGCAAGCATCTACTCTGATGACCCCAACAAAGTCTGCAAGCTCGTACATAGCAGTGTTAATTATGACTGGGAGGAAGTTCATCTTTGGCGCGATTTCCTCCGACACCCTTGTGAACCTTTAGAAAAATTCATGCCAATTTGGCCTCGGAAACCGATTAAATATCG AGAGCATGTTAGCAAATGTTTCACTCAAGTGAAGAAAGTGGCTTTGGACATTTTGGAGTTGATCGGTGAAGGACTTGGGATAGGATCAGAGTATTTCAATGATGAACTTAGCAAAGAGACTGACATCTTTGTTAATCACTATCCACCTTGTCCTGACCCAAGTTTGACACTTGGAATAACTAAACACTCTGACCCACAGCTGATCACAATTTTACTTCAAGGGGATGTCAGTGGCCTTCAAGTTCTCAAGGATGGGGAATGGATTGGAGTGGAACCTATTTCAAATGGACTGGTGGTTAACATAGGCTATCAATTACGG ATCATTAGTAATGGAAAGCTCAAGTGTGCTGAACATCGAGTGGTGACGAATTCAAGTACTGTTCGGACGACGATTGGATTTTTCATTACACCCTCCCCTGACTGCTATATAGAACCTGCAGCAGCTCTTATTCATGCAAGCAATCCCCGACTCTATAAAGGCTTCCGATATGAAGAGTTTCGTGCCAACTACTTTAGGAAGCAGGGGAAAACCGAAGTTGTGCTTGAACCCTTCAAAATCGAATCTTAG